ATGATCCGGAAGCTATCGAGCAGTTTGAGGGAAATGATGTTGTGATCCCCCTCATTGTTCTTGAAGAACTTGATAAAATGAAACATTACAGCGATGAACTGGGAAAAAATGCAAGACACGTTATTCGATATATAGATGGAATCATTAAAGGAGCCGATTTAAAAGTTGGTATTAAGCTCGGTAATGATATTGCCCTTCGTATCGTGGTCGATACGACAAATGGAGAGAAGAAAGCCTTTCCTCTGACTTTAGACCGCAGTAAAAATAAAGTTTTACTTATAGCCCATCATCTCCTTGAAAACGGGGAAGATGTTGTGATTGTCTCGAAAGATTTTGTTGTACGTGTCAAGGCCCAAGCTATTGGGATCGAAGCTCAAGATTATGAATCACTTAAAAACCCCCTTGAAAATGTGTATAAAGGCATGATAGAGAGGGAGTTAGATAAAGAATCTGTCAATAAGTTCTATGTCGAAGGGAAAATTGATCTCCCCTTAGATCGCCCCTTTTATCCCAATGAATTTTGCCATGTGAAATCGGGAGAAGAGACGTCTCTAATCGCAAAATTCGATAAAAAGACAAATCTCTTTAAAATGGTTGAGCCCTTAACTCGGGATATTTGGGGGATTAAACCCCTCAATACGGAGCAGCGCTGTGCTCTTGATCTTTTAATGCGCGATGAGATCAAACTCGTCACTCTGATTGGCCAGGCCGGTACGGGAAAAACCCTTCTAGCGCTTGCCTGTGGAATGAGAAAGATTTTCGATGAGAGCGTTTACTCGCGTATGCTGATTTCTCGCCCTATTATGCCCCTTGGAAAGGACATTGGCTATCTCCCCGGAAGTAAAGAGGAAAAGCTTTATCACTGGATGCAGCCGATCTTTGATAACCTGAAATTTCTCTGTGAGGAGACCTCGGGAGGAGAAGATATCGGTCAGGAAACAAAGAACTGGATCTTAGAGAGTAATAAAATTGAGATGGAGGCCGTTACCTATATTAGAGGGCGCTCTCTCTCTAAAATGTATATTATCATCGATGAGGCGCAAAACCTAACGCCGCATGAGGTCAAGACGGTGATCTCACGAGCGGGGCATGGGACAAAAATTATTTTAACAGGGGATCCAACGCAGATTGATAACCCGTATCTCGATAAGGATTCCAATGCGTTGACCTATATCGTTGACCGTTTTAAAGGGCAATCGATCTTCGGTCATATGTATCTTGAAAGAACGGAGAGATCTCAGCTTGCTGCTTTAGCCGCCCAAATACTGTGAAAATTAAAGTTTATATTTATAATTAAATTAATAATAAACAAAGTTTTAATGATTTAATTTTTATGTAAAATTTGGTATAATTTCGCTTTAATTAGAAAAAAAGCGGTGTTATATGAGCGTGCAGGCATTTAACCAACTTCTCAAAACATATGAAGAACCAATCCGTCTGATGAGCGATTTAACTAAGCTCATTCAAGGTGGCATAAGCTTATATAATGTCGTATCGACATTCATTGGTTTTATTCCCACAATGTGTACTCGTCTGGAAACTTCATTTGTTTGGGTGGTAGATCGCGCATCATGGGAAGAAGCCGGAGTATTCACTGCTCAGACAAATCGCCCATTATGGA
This sequence is a window from Simkaniaceae bacterium. Protein-coding genes within it:
- a CDS encoding PhoH family protein; protein product: MPRKTYILDTNVLLHDPEAIEQFEGNDVVIPLIVLEELDKMKHYSDELGKNARHVIRYIDGIIKGADLKVGIKLGNDIALRIVVDTTNGEKKAFPLTLDRSKNKVLLIAHHLLENGEDVVIVSKDFVVRVKAQAIGIEAQDYESLKNPLENVYKGMIERELDKESVNKFYVEGKIDLPLDRPFYPNEFCHVKSGEETSLIAKFDKKTNLFKMVEPLTRDIWGIKPLNTEQRCALDLLMRDEIKLVTLIGQAGTGKTLLALACGMRKIFDESVYSRMLISRPIMPLGKDIGYLPGSKEEKLYHWMQPIFDNLKFLCEETSGGEDIGQETKNWILESNKIEMEAVTYIRGRSLSKMYIIIDEAQNLTPHEVKTVISRAGHGTKIILTGDPTQIDNPYLDKDSNALTYIVDRFKGQSIFGHMYLERTERSQLAALAAQIL